The stretch of DNA TCCTCACTCTTCCAAAGTTCGTCTTTGGTCTTCAGAGCTAAAGGGCTTCTAAATGCAAAGTGTTGCTGCTAATTTCCAAGGTCTGTCTGTGCACTCGTGTCTCTGTAGGGCTATTTTTAAATGTCCGATTTGCCATGGGCTTTATCCTTGATGAGGAAAAACGCTGTTGGcatctttgaaaaggaaaatcgGAGAGGAAAAGCAGTTAAAGCTGCATTTTATAAATGCAGACGGTGACTTTTCTACTAGGATTTCTGATGATGAGAGGAGCCTGGGCTCCTGTAATACGTTTGGGAAACGGGAGCACACATAAGCTGGCAGACTCTCCTGTTTTTATCTTAATGCAGGAGAATATCTTCTGTGATTATGTTGTAACCAACTTTGAGGACTCAAAGCATGTTCTAAATTCAAATTGATGTTACTGCATCTCTGTGACAATCCATTTAAGTCTCCCGGGAAatagtatgcttttttttttttttctatctttattCAGGCAAATTAAGTGtgcagaaaccaaaaaaaaaaatcgaacaTGAcaggtttaattttttaatgcacaGAAGCCAGCAAACGTGAAGCTGTGGCTTTTGGGAGCTGCAGGTCGGGTCTCCTGGGAGCGTGCCGCGGGGCTTTGCCCGCTGCTAAAAGCACTGCCGGGAAGGGGACCCGCGGCTCTCCCGGTGGGATCGGAGGGAATTAGCCTCCAGCGCGGGTGAGCACTGACTCATAATGAAGCCTGAATATCCCAGAGCAAAACCCTTTTGCGCTCAGAGACTGGGCTGCaaacttttggttttaatttagtGCTGTGTATAGATGCCGTATCAATCCATAGCTTATGCCTTCACAGGTTTTATCCCCGTGTTTACAGGCAAgactttccccccccgccttgcCTTGCCTTTAGCCGTGGGGTACAGGTTCTGTCGTTTTCCACGTATAAATTTAGCTCTTCTCGCAAACCTGCCTGAAAAAGGTGGCCCGTGAAagcctgagcccttcccttctgAGCCACCAGAGACTTCCTGGGCCTGAATTGTAATTAGTGTTAGGAAAATTGTTAACTCTGTGGTTGACGGCTCGAGTTAAAACAAACTGCAACCATCTGCTGCGACAGTCGTGCTTTGCGCTGCTCCACTAAATGTGTGTTACGTGTCCTTTACCGCCATGTGCAGGTGAAGAAGCAGATTTTGGATGAGAAGATCTACTGTCCTCCTGAAGCTTCTGTCCTGCTGGCCTCTTACGCCGTCCAAGCCAAGGTAGGCACAGGGGGAGTCTCCAAGGGCCTGCTGACGTTGGTGATGGGTTGGCGTTGCTCCCGGGAAGCGAGGTGCTTTGCAATGGACCCGCATCCCGaggaaggggcaggcagggaaagtTGTTAAAACTCAGGAAGCGAGGGGACTACACGAGCGCTGTTGCCTTCTCCGCATGGCTGGTTCCTGGCTGCCTTCAGACGTTGGACAgatttttccttgctctttccaGGACTCTTTAGCAAGAGCTCAGTTTATGGGCTGTGGTGCCTGCTCAAGTGTGGCTCAGTCCTGGAGCAGGTGAATTCCCCGAGCCCGTGCTTTTTTGGATCTCCTCCTTGCTCTTGCCGTTGTAGCCAGAGGCAAGCCAGCCATGGGacttgcagctctgctgcttccccagaATACTTGTCATCATGATAAGTACTTTATTTTGAGTGCTGCAGCTTGCCACATGAAATGTTATTGCGGTGTTAAAGGGCTCTTCCTGGCTTCTCCTTTGATCTTGGGTGTTTGGTTTTCCTCGACAGAGGAAGAAGTCAACGGTCACTAAGTTCTCCTCGTTCCTCGGCTGAATTCTGCTCTGGACCCAGAGTCAGTGTGTTTTGTTGAGGATTTATTTCAGAGAACACTGTTTTCCAGTCTGGAGCATGCAGCCTTGGACAGCTTGCAGCAGCCCGCAGCAGAGGGACCCCTGGTGTAGAGGGAACAGGCCAAGGTTCAGAAGTGGGGATGTTCTTGCAGGAGGGGAAGTAACTTCTCCCTGTCTATGCACAAAATGTACTGCTTCTCAATTAAAAAGACTGATCTCCAGTTTATGCGTTTAAAGATAATGTCTTCAGAGAAGAAGGGGAGGGACGGGAGTCTGATCACAACCCAGCCACGTTCCTGGTGTAACCTTGTGGTCATACTCGGTTCGGCCTCTCTGGATGTGATTCAGGGAGGCGTTTTGGCTCGCAGGACCGCAGGCAGGTGGCCGTGCCCTGGCCCTTGCCTCGAGGAGCACGACTGTGTGATCTGAGAGGAGCTCCCTGGTCTGTGAGACCACCTTagctggcaggggaggggatCGGGCTGTGTTGCCTGAAGTGAGGGCCTGATCCCGGCTGGTTGGAAACGGAGGCCGGTCCTCGGTGTTTCCCTGTGGCTTTTTCCGTGTTGCCGTATAATCTGCTTCATAACCCTTTAATCCATGCCTGGTTTGTCTGAATGCAGCCCCGGGTGACGTGCGGCGGTGTTCTTTGATGCTGAATGTCTGAATTTACtagaaaaagatgttttctccTCATAGTCAGAATATTGATGAAACCATGTTTTGTTCGAGAGACTCATCAGCCAGGGAAAGGCGAGTTGCTTTTAGAAATGTTTCTATTTGTCTGAAACATTCATCACTCTTTATTAGAGTGCATGAGTAAACACTTACTTGGCTTTTTCTTCGTTGACCTGCTGAGCTGAGGATACACAGGGGATGACTTTTCCGGTTGCCAAAGTGAATCAACCGTTGGGTAAATATTGAGCCCTGTTAACTCTTGGCCGTGACGGCTTCTGCTCGCGCCATCGGGAACAGGCTGTAGTTTGGTACAGGGCTGTTGTGCCGTCGTCCCCTTTCTCTTCTCACAGCGTGGCTGCCGACCTTGCGCTCAGTAGCACGTTTGACGTGCTCCACGCTCACTCGTCGCGAGGAGATCAGCTGGAGTCAGAGCAGTTTTCCTGACCTTTGCACGTCTTGGTTCTGCACAGAGATTGTGTGAAGGTGGAAGAGGGATGCCTTTTCTGAGCTTTGCTAATGTGCTAATCTgcgtcacagaatcacaggggttggaagggccctctggagatcacccagtccaaccccctgccagagcagagtcacccacagcaggtggcacaggaacgtgtccaggcgggtttggaatgtctccagagacggagactccaccacctctctgggcagcctgtgccagggctctgccaccctcacagcaaagaagttcctcctcatgttgagatggaacttcccatggtcaagtttgtgcccgttaccccttgtcctgtccctgggcaccactgagaagagcctggccccatcctcctgacacccaccctggaagtatttataagcgttgataagatcccctcctcagtcgtcttttttccagactaagaagacccaaatccctcagcctttcttcacaagagagatgttccagtcccctcagcatcttggtggccctttgctgtcccctctccagcagttccctgtccttctggaaccggggagcccagaactggacccagcactccaggtgtggcctccccagggcagagcagagggggtggatgacctccctccacctgctggccacgctcttcttggttgatgccccccaggatgccattggccttcttgaccaccagggcccattgctggctcatgggcatcctgttgtcccccaggactcccaggtttcttcccacagagctgctctccagcaggtcacccccaccctgtcctggtgcggggggttattcctccccgggtgcagcaccctccacttgcccttgttgaatttcataaggttcctctccgcccaactctctcaggcatCGCTTTTCCTTGCTGCCCCTCCAGGCTGGATTTCCCCTTCtgcttatatttctttttttcagcaaaggaGAAAGCTGAAAGCACATCTTTGGTACGGAACTGGGAAGAAAGATGTTGCAGGTCATCTCCTTCCAGTTAAATAGGGTAATGATGTCCTCTCTGGACAAGAAAGCAGCCACTGAGCACAGTAATTTCACTAATAACGTGCTGATTTGCTTGATTAGGGGCATAATAGCCTGACATAGCGATGTGTTTGTAGCCATTTGATTGACAGCCAGGTTGGTTTGTGCTGTTGTTGCACACCTACCTGCAATAACAAAGTACGCGGGTGGgtcataaaaataaaaggttatttatttctaaatggtTGTGTTCGTTTGGGGAATTACCGTGTGTTTTCCCCTCTAGCCCTGCATTCGAACCGCCCACGCTGCTTTCAGACGGTGGAGGCGGTTGAAGTTTTTAAATAGCCGGGAGAGACGTGGaatctactgaaaaaaatacgTCCCGGCAGAAAATGGTAACGTCCGGGAGGTTCTGCCATTTCTTGCCCCTTAAATGCAGGTGGCTGCCGTGCTGCAGCCCTCTTGGCGCTTCAAATCTTGTAGCGCTATCAAAGGGCTCTTctgcttttgggtttggtttttttttttccaccaaaccaaaaatatttggTGTAAATAGTTTGAAGCTGAACATCCCTGTCTTCATCCGGGAGGTAAAAGCAACTTCCACGTGCCACCGTGAATATTCATCACATAGTTCAGTTAACAGGAGCTGAAATTCCGTGACAGTTTTGAAGTAATGATTTAATCGAAAAGGTCTTTAAAAGTGTGTTTGCCGAATCATTTGAGCCAACACATACTGCAGTTCTTAAGCCATGTGTTGATTTTTGACTTGTGAATAATTAATGTTCTCATCCAGGCTCCCTCCCGGTACAAATATTCCTTGGGGACGCGGCAATATTTTTCACCACGTGAAAATCACATAATCCATACTTAGTCTTGGATCGCCACGGTAGAtcacaacaaaaaataatcacGCTAATCCTATTTGCTATTGTTTTCATCAcctaaaaatgatttattttctgcctctccaAGGTTATTGGAGTTGTTTCCTTTGCCGGTGACACGTTTTTATTGCTGTTCCCTTTTGATGTGGGTTCAAGGGACGTGTACCTGCAATGCGCTGCTTTCTGAGGAGCTCCGAGCATCTCTAGACCTTGGAAGACAGACAATTGCCGCTGCTCAGCACCCTCCTGAATGAAATCCCTGGCGGTTTTGTTGTATTAATTGAAGTCTGAGTCAGTGTTGATTGTTGCACGCTTCCTTCGCATCTGCATTGGCTCCGGATCAATATTTGCGTCTTTAATCCCTGCTTGTCGTCTACATGAAACGTCGCTCGCCGGGCTGCGGAGAGGATGTATGTGTAGGCTTTTGATGCTGCTGAGCTCTGGTTTCAGCGTACGATGTGATGGCTCTGTCAGTAAAAGGAGGCTGAGATGGAAAGCTTCCCGACTTAACTACGTGACCACCCTGCGCGTCTTGGTCTGGCTTTAAAAACCGTCACCGTTTTGTACTTTCTGAGCTGAGGTCCTTcaaaaagcagggagggaagggccgTCTCCCTTGCAAAGGGAGTGACTTGAGCAAACGTGTCTCGTGTAATCGGGTAATGTCACTGCAGAGTCCTGTTTGCCAGGTGAATGAAAATCGCAGCATTTCACGTACGTGCCTCACAGCCGTCGGCCTCTTCTCTTGAAGTTGCTGGGTTATTTGAGGTGCCGTTTTCTGCTGGTTTCCTGCCCTCTTGAGCCGTACAGGAGGTAAATTTCATTTTCGCATGCACTGCAGGGGTGCTCGGCTTTTCAATCCGTTAATAAGCGGTTTTATTTCTCAGTCACTTTATATGCCGCTCAAAAAGAAGTAAATCTAAACAAATACCAGTAATTACTGGATGCACTTAACAAATCTGAATTGGATTCCACAGCCCAGTTGAGCAACAGACCCTGCAGCAGAAAAACCGACACCTGCCCAAGAGGAGTCTGTTGAactcctgtaattttttttttttatatttgtttattaGGGTGGTGAGCAGCCACGGAGAAACCGCCATCTGCCTCCCCCGAACTACTGGTATCGATCAGTCTTTGGGGACAGGGCTTTGTCCGTATCTTGACTCCTTGTCTCGCTACTGCTGGGAGGGCAAGGACCTCTCAGCTATAGAGTGAGTCTTTCCTTGCATCGGAGGAAATGCTTTCTGGCTGCGAGAattagagtagaatagaatagttcagttggaagggacttacaaCGATCATCTAGCCCAGCCGGTGGACAGATGGTGGGATGTCAACGGATGGTGGGACGTCAACTGATGGTGGATGTCACCTGATGGTGGGAAGTTTTGTTCTGCTGCATGTGTAGGAGGAGGTTCTTAGTTTCTATTAGCAATCAAATGATAAAGAAAATACGGTTATTCCATTTACTGAGCAGCATACGTTGCCTGCTCTAACAGGTTGTGATGTGAAGGGTGTAAGCGGTCTGTACGTGCCGCTTCCCCATGGGATGGATGTCTAAGGCTGAAACTTGCCAGTGTTATTAACGTGGGGTGGGCACaatatttgtgtttctttccagTACGGCGATTACGATCCCAACGTCCACAAGCGAGGTTTCTTGGCGCAAGAGGAGCTGCTTCCAAAGCGGGTAAGGAGCTCAGCCGAGCACAGGAGAAGATTTCCTTCAAGCCTGGTGGTCTTTTGTGTAACTGAGCCCTTTGCAACGAGGGTCTGCGTGGCGGGGTGCCAGCGGGGTGCACCCTGCCTGGCTTTCCTTGGGCGTCCTTACCAAGGCAAACAACCCAAAAAGATGTATTGAGGGAGGAGAATTCAATCTCTTTCTGACATACTTTAATAAAAAAcgaaggaaatgtttttttcttttcatggtttCGTCCTGCctgtgtagaatcatagaatctcccaggttggaagagacctttaagatcatcgagtccaaccaccaacctgacactgacagacccaccactgacccatgtccctcagcgccatgtctgcccggcttttaaatccctccagggatggcaactccaccacttcccagggcagcctgttccaatgtttgatcacccttttggtgtagaaattgttcctgttttccttcctaaacctcccctggtgcgacTTGAGGCCGTTGCTTGAGGCCGGTCCTGTCgctttttacttgggagaagtgacCGGCACCCAGCTGCCTGGGGATGGCCTGGGGACAGCTTGCCTGTGCTGCGTACTTGGGAGGGTTGAGGGAGTGCTGAGCTATCGCAGGGCATGGGGTTGAGCATCCCCTGCTGAAGTTTGCCTGTCTTGATGTGGGACCTGGGACTGGGGAGGAGtggcttgggggtgggggtgtttctGGCTTGCTTGCTGGCTAAGGAGACTGTGGCAAGAGCGACAGTGTGACCTGGTCTCTGTCTCCTCACGTATCTCAGGTAATAAACCTGTACCAGATGACTCCGGAGATGTGGGAGGAAAGGATAACAGCCTGGTACGCAGAGCACCGAGGCAGAGCGAGGTGAGCGCGTGCTGGAGTGGTAAGTTGGGGTCAGTCCCCTCGCCTGAAGAGTCACCAGGGTTTGGGGAGCTTGGGCAGGTGACGGATGAGCTGTGCTGACAGCAAGGTTAATCCAGCACGCCTCTGGAGCAGATTCATGAAGGCAGAGGGCTTTCTTTGCTCTAAATAAGCCCTGCTGTCCTCTGGTCGCTGGAGAATTTAGGACTGATGCTCAGTATCCTGcaaaggggcagggaggcaggcagccctgcccgcccaAGGGAGCCAGGGTGCCTTTGGGGCCAGGAAGAGAAGTGGGGCTTCAGACTGAGGAGGTATATCGCTGCCTCGGGCGGTAAAATGCTCCTTCTGGGGGATAAGCTTAAAGTCAGATGGATGTGAAACAGGGGCCTCCCAGCCAGGGATTTCTTATATATGCTTAAGGGATTGGGAGAGGGACAAAGCAAGGCTTGCAGTGCTGCATCTCACTGGGCAGGCATCAGCGGCCATTAAGATGCCAGCAAGCTGCGGAGTGGGATTTGCTGTTGGACTTTATTGATCCTGCCGGCAAAGAGCAGCTTGACCTGTGCGATAGAGACAGTCCAGGCTTTAGAGCCTTGTGTGTGCTTAGGATTGGAAAGAGCAGCCATCCCCCTCTCTCTGATCCTACCAAACATCGTAACACTGTCCTTTTCTTTTGTCTGACAGAGATGAAGCTGAAATGGAGTATTTGAAGATAGCCCAGGACTTGGAGATGTACGGAGTGAACTATTTTGCGATTAGGGTGAGTGTTACATTGTGGGTCATGGTTTTTCTTGCCGGCGTAGCTCTTGTGTAAGTCTTCATCTTGTGTGTTGGCGTGAGATTTGGGTGAGTGGAGCTTGGAGAGCCGGCAGACCTGGGAGAGGGCTGCGGCGCCTTGGTGGGAGTCCCTGGGAGGCAGAAGCTCTTTTAACTGCTGGTGGGTCGCTGCTCGGGACTGGTTGATGAAGCTAACAACGGTTCATCTCACACCCTCCGAGGGGAATAAAAGGGttttctgctctttcctttcctcctgtagAATAAAAAAGGCACCGAACTACTCCTTGGAGTTGACGCCTTGGGTCTTCACATTTATGACCCAGACAACAGGTTGACCCCTAAAATCTCTTTCCCGTGGAACGAGATCCGGAATATCTCATACAGCGATAAAGAGGTATGGATATGTCTCCCCTCTTCCCTGAGAGCAGTGAGAACACAATTGCGATTTAAAGTGACTTCCCTTAGcttctctgtctgctctgcttAGCTAAGGGCAGCTCAGCTTCTCCGATTGAAACCTTAATTCCAAGCCTTCCTGAAACCTTCCAGGAGTGGGCGTACAAGAGGTCAACTGGGAGCTATTCTCCCATTTGGTTTTAGAGTACGGTCAAACCCTCTATgcgattttttttccaaaaaaccaaaatggCTGGTGATGTGCTCAGCCCAGATATCAAAGTTCAGAAGTTGAGGTCTCTCCTGTATATATTAGAGTATATATTACTGTGGATATGTACTGGCTTATGAAATCCAGTGAGATGTATTCCTGGCGAGAAGGGCTCTTGCCTCTTGCCATATCATTACATCATCTTGAGTTTTCAGGCTGCTGGGCTTGGCATAACCGCTGGAATCTTTTTAGGAAGTTAAGTAATTTAAGGCCGCTATTGGATAGGTATTGATTAAATCCAGAGCATAAATATGAATCTTCCGAATCGTTGGCCACCAAACCTAGTTGCGAATAGCAGGGAAATTGGCTGCACAGGGGAAGCTGAGCTGCTCAGTTTTCAGCCTGTGAGAGATGCTCAAAGAAAACCAGCTGCCTCCATCGTAAGGGGGAAAATGaacttcttaattaaaaattgttttctaatCCAAACATGATATTGATCAGGCTAAAAGCTAAAGGTTTCTCATCAGCTGCGTTTATTGAGTGTCTTGTGAAGTTTTATAAGTAGTAAGGCCGTGCTGGAATTCCCTTCGCttattttcctccttaaaaataaaaagcttcacaACTCTGCAGAACAGCCCGGCACTTAGTGACTTTTGACGGCGTTCCTGCCCGTGACGATTGAGTGCAGTGGAAGCTGTCTGCTCAGGCTTTGCCTCAGAAATCTGGGGACTGAAGCCTCCCTAACCAGGCCTTGACACAAGACTGTAATAGAGCTTCCTCTTGGGGGAAAGAACTGCCGCCTTCCATCGGGTCAGTCATCTGTGTAATAAGATGACCACGAGTAGACCTGATGTGATAGTAAACAGGCTTAACAGCTGGGTATGACAGCTACGCCCGCATGACAGAGGGGTTTAATGCGTCCTAACAATGACTGGCTGTTTACGTGGCAATGAAATTCCTCTCCTGGCATATTTCTGCTGTTGCTTTCAAAGACTGGTGTGGATTCTGCTGGAGCCCGAGTCCGGGCATATTCACGCACGTCTGCCTGTGTGAAAGTCTTAAAAGATTGGCTCTTAAACTGACAAAACGAAACACTGCCAGGGCAAGTTCGGCTGAGCCCTTTTCAGGCAGTGCAATGTATTGACAAATAGCCCTGCTTTAATGGACGCAGGCTGCCTGCTTGAGCGCCGACTCTTCAGCTGGTTATCTCTGTAGCCTGTGGGGGAGTGATGGAATATATGCATGCCTTCCAAAAAATGGGGTGTTGTGGAGCACTCCATCTCTTCAAGTACCCTTTTGGTTAGTTCAGAGTCTTCCGTCTGTCTTCTGTGTTACCCAGACCCTCGCGTCTGGCGATGCCACCTAGATCCTCTTGAGAGACCTGCTGTGGGAGAGCTCTTTGAGGAGGGTAAACCCAGGCCATGGTTAGAGCTGTTCGGTGGGCACAGAGAGTCTAAATAAAAGTTAGAGCAAGGGAATAATACTTTGAGTTGCAGAGCAGTCTTGTGACATGGCTGGCTTCTGGAGAAGAAAGTGCCTGGAGAATCCCTTTGGGGACCCCGTGTGAGTGGAGGTGTCAACGGGAAGGACAGCAGCTCCTGTTTCTGTGTTCCTAATGCGACCCTCCTGCCCATCCATGAGCTGAGCTGGTTCTTCCTCCCGTCAGAAGCGTCATGAGTTTCTGCTGTACCTTCTCCCTTCTCTACAGCTGCCAGGAGAGCAGCATCTCGCCTTTCCTCAGGAGGTGCCGAGCTGTCTCTGCCCTCTGCAAGGTGCTCGGCAAAGGACAGGGGCTGTCGGGCGTCGCAGTCTGTAGGTGGACGGCACTCTCATCGCTTCTGCGTGGCACTGGCATTTTTCTCACCGGAGGAACAGTTGTCTCCTTGGTTGCTTTTGATACTATTTCTCTGGCTTGGCTAAAAGCCACGGGGACAGCTCTCAGCCTTGTTTGTCTGACACTGCTGACCTCCTCTGAGCCAAAGCTTTCAGTAAGACTTTTATAGCTGCGTTTTTATTAAATGCACCGCTCTCTGATAACTCTCCccctctttattttttccttttcagtttacGATTAAGCCATTGGACAAAAAGATTGATGTTTTTAAATTCAATTCATCAAAGCTGCGTGTGAATAAGCTGGTAAGTCTACAGACAGAGTAATTTTTATTGCCTGCAGCAGTAGTTTCTGCCGGCAGTACGAGACAATGTTCTTTTGAGGCTTTTCCTTCGAGCAGTCGGAGGGAGCGTGCTGGCCTGTAGATGTGCTTTGGTGTAGCACTTACTACTCGGTCATAGCCTCTAGAAGAGAAGGGGGGTGATCAAGTCAAGCTCCTTCACAGaacctctcccccccccctcctgttTTTGTGCTCCCTTTCTGAGCTGGGGTTACATCTGACCTGCATGGTGGAAGCGCTTAGTAAGTAAAACTTTCTTGTCACCCCTGTCTTTGCTCCAGATCTCCGTTCTTCTCCTGCGGACCCATTCTGCCTTGTGACGTAGGTCTCCCTGTTTCGGGACACATTGTTATCAGTCGTAG from Rissa tridactyla isolate bRisTri1 chromosome 13, bRisTri1.patW.cur.20221130, whole genome shotgun sequence encodes:
- the NF2 gene encoding merlin isoform X8, with amino-acid sequence MAGAIASRMSFSSLKRKQPKTFTVRIATMDAEMEFSCEVKWKGKDLFDLVCRTLGLRETWFFGLQYTIKDTVAWLKMDKKVLDHDVPTEEPVTFHFLAKFYPENAEEELVQEITQHLFFLQVKKQILDEKIYCPPEASVLLASYAVQAKYGDYDPNVHKRGFLAQEELLPKRVINLYQMTPEMWEERITAWYAEHRGRARDEAEMEYLKIAQDLEMYGVNYFAIRNKKGTELLLGVDALGLHIYDPDNRLTPKISFPWNEIRNISYSDKEFTIKPLDKKIDVFKFNSSKLRVNKLLFLSTLHP